One window of the Gemmatimonadales bacterium genome contains the following:
- a CDS encoding type II toxin-antitoxin system VapB family antitoxin, with protein MRTTLDLPEDLVNEVKAILGFKSKTDTIVFALTEIVRRAKRRKLIAMFGKVKIDIDLDKSRRRPGYRMKRIEGNG; from the coding sequence ATGCGCACGACGCTCGATCTTCCCGAGGACCTCGTGAACGAGGTCAAGGCCATCCTGGGCTTCAAGTCGAAGACGGACACCATCGTGTTCGCCCTGACCGAGATCGTCCGGCGCGCGAAGCGGCGGAAGCTCATCGCGATGTTCGGCAAGGTGAAGATCGACATTGATCTCGACAAGTCGCGACGGCGGCCGGGATACCGCATGAAGCGGATCGAGGGGAATGGATGA